In Erigeron canadensis isolate Cc75 chromosome 1, C_canadensis_v1, whole genome shotgun sequence, a single window of DNA contains:
- the LOC122579164 gene encoding cytochrome P450 93A2-like yields MIDFEACFPFFIACLIPTILVWVFSKSTCPKSHFPPTPFALPIIGHLHLLSSIPHQAFHKLSYRYGPIFRLFLGSKPGIIVCSPEIAKEFLKTHEHMCLDRARSSATDYLSYGNKGLVVAPYGVYWKFMKKIVMSNLLNGRTLDMFSLVRHKEVYRFINSMSKKARVGEGVNLGKELMKLSNNVISIMLMGDRCTDDKKDVADDLMNLVADMFQAIGTFNLSDYIWLLKSLDLQGVGKIAKKLRARLDVMIERIIKEHEEAREHGGEIKDLLHILLDIEQDESMEIKLSREYIKAFIMDILLAATDTSAATMEWGLSQLINHPNIMKKALEEIHQVVGENRLLQESDIPNLPYLQAIVKETLRLHPPFPMFVRKSTEDFMVAGYHIPAKTIVFINVWALGRDPNHWESPHEFRPERFQGKENDIDVRGQHFHMLPFGSGRRMCPGISLAHFMVHTTLGTMIQCFDWKAGKDGNLSSVDMEEGVGLTLTKANHLVCVPVARIDPIPLM; encoded by the exons ATGATTGACTTTGAAGCCTGCTTTCCTTTCTTTATTGCATGTCTCATACCCACCATCTTAGTATGGGTGTTTTCAAAATCTACTTGTCCTAAATCTCATTTTCCGCCGACCCCATTTGCCCTTCCGATCATTGGACATCTCCACCTACTATCATCGATCCCTCATCAAGCTTTTCACAAGCTTTCGTATCGATATGGGCCCATATTTCGTCTCTTTCTAGGCTCTAAACCTGGTATTATTGTTTGTTCACCAGAAATAGCAAAAGAATTCCTTAAGACACATGAACATATGTGTTTAGATAGAGCCCGAAGCTCAGCCACAGATTACCTTAGTTACGGAAACAAAGGCTTGGTGGTTGCTCCTTATGGAGTGTACTGGAAGTTCATGAAAAAGATAGTTATGTCAAATCTCCTAAATGGAAGAACACTAGACATGTTTAGTCTAGTTAGACATAAAGAGgtatatagatttataaattcaATGTCAAAAAAGGCTAGAGTTGGGGAGGGTGTGAATCTTGGCAAGGAGCTAATGAAGTTGTCTAACAACGTGATATCAATAATGTTGATGGGTGATAGATGTACAGATGATAAGAAAGATGTTGCGGACGATTTGATGAACTTGGTGGCTGATATGTTTCAGGCAATTGGAACCTTTAACCTTTCTGATTACATATGGTTGTTAAAGAGTCTAGACTTACAGGGAGTAGGGAAAATAGCAAAGAAGCTTCGTGCGAGATTAGATGTAATGATAGAGAGGATCATAAAAGAGCATGAAGAGGCAAGAGAGCATGGTGGAGAAATAAAAGACTTGCTCCACATTTTACTCGATATAGAACAGGATGAGAGCATGGAGATAAAGTTGAGCAGAGAATACATTAAAGCCTTCATCATG gaCATCCTGCTTGCTGCAACAGACACTTCAGCGGCTACCATGGAATGGGGTTTATCACAACTAATCAATCACCCAAATATCATGAAAAAGGCACTTGAAGAAATCCATCAAGTTGTCGGTGAAAACAGACTTTTGCAAGAATCGGACATACCAAACCTTCCATACCTCCAAGCAATTGTTAAGGAAACGTTACGTCTCCATCCACCTTTCCCAATGTTTGTAAGAAAATCAACAGAAGATTTCATGGTGGCAGGTTACCATATTCCAGCAAAAACTATAGTTTTTATCAATGTGTGGGCCCTTGGCAGAGACCCAAATCATTGGGAAAGCCCGCATGAATTTCGGCCTGAAAGATTCCAAGGAAAAGAGAACGATATAGATGTAAGAGGGCAACATTTTCATATGTTACCATTTGGTAGTGGGAGGAGGATGTGTCCCGGAATATCACTTGCGCATTTTATGGTACACACAACACTTGGGACAATGATTCAATGCTTTGACTGGAAGGCTGGCAAAGATGGAAATCTATCAAGTGTTGATATGGAAGAGGGGGTTGGGCTCACGCTTACTAAAGCCAACCATTTGGTATGTGTCCCGGTGGCTCGTATTGATCCTATCCCATTAATGTAA